A genomic stretch from Acetomicrobium sp. S15 = DSM 107314 includes:
- a CDS encoding N-acyl-D-amino-acid deacylase family protein, protein MADVLIRNGLVVDGTGGQGYRADVVVQEDKIVEIGARLSTPAKRTIDADGLVVAPGFIDIHSHSDGSIFAHPLSESKILQGVTSEVVGNCGISAFPVAPAHIEELVGYLKMHEFLFSSENITWTDFKDYAHILEKRGLGLNFLPLVGHGALRGAVMGFEDREPTADELASMEGLLAQMLDQGAWGMSTGLIYPPGSFAKTDELVALSRVLAHYDALYSSHIRGESSTLLKALDEAIYIGANSGAKVEVSHLKAMGRPQWGQGKECLARLAKAREQGVDIGADQYPYEASSTSLTALIPQWAHSGGARELLKRLNAPELRERLEAEIQREMTMRGGPERVLIAGVGSAKNANLSGQTLEQIAKLWGVSPAVAVIQLLVEEEAAVGAVYFSMATEDVEAILADRQVAVGSDGRGMNVETDAGKATHPRSYGTFVRVLGRYVREKKLLTLETAVNKMTGLPALRLNLSDRGHLKPGSAADITIFDPAKVIDVADFVNPHQYARGVEYVFVNGSLAVVSGRLTGDMAGRVLRKRS, encoded by the coding sequence ATGGCAGATGTGCTCATTCGTAATGGCTTAGTGGTAGACGGCACAGGGGGGCAGGGATATAGAGCCGATGTGGTTGTGCAAGAGGATAAGATTGTCGAAATTGGAGCGAGGCTTAGCACACCTGCGAAAAGAACGATCGATGCCGATGGACTCGTAGTAGCGCCTGGTTTTATCGACATACACTCGCACAGCGATGGCAGTATTTTTGCCCATCCTTTATCCGAAAGCAAGATCCTTCAAGGAGTCACCAGCGAGGTGGTGGGAAACTGTGGGATAAGTGCGTTTCCGGTAGCGCCAGCCCATATAGAGGAACTTGTAGGTTACCTCAAGATGCACGAGTTTCTGTTTTCGTCAGAAAACATCACTTGGACAGATTTTAAAGATTATGCGCATATTTTAGAAAAGCGCGGGCTGGGGCTTAATTTTTTGCCTTTGGTTGGACACGGTGCTCTGCGCGGTGCAGTTATGGGGTTTGAGGACAGAGAGCCTACCGCTGATGAACTTGCAAGCATGGAAGGGCTGCTTGCTCAAATGCTGGATCAAGGCGCATGGGGGATGTCAACGGGGTTGATTTACCCGCCGGGCAGCTTTGCTAAAACCGATGAACTTGTCGCCCTTTCTCGCGTATTGGCCCATTATGACGCTTTATACTCAAGCCACATCCGCGGCGAAAGCTCCACGTTGCTTAAGGCTTTAGATGAAGCTATTTATATCGGGGCAAATAGCGGTGCCAAGGTTGAGGTTTCTCACCTTAAAGCTATGGGTAGGCCGCAATGGGGACAGGGGAAGGAGTGTTTGGCGCGCTTAGCCAAAGCGCGCGAACAAGGCGTCGATATCGGCGCCGATCAATATCCCTATGAGGCATCCAGCACTTCCCTGACGGCATTGATACCTCAATGGGCACATTCCGGTGGCGCAAGGGAACTATTAAAGCGTTTGAATGCACCAGAACTAAGAGAAAGACTAGAAGCAGAGATCCAGCGTGAAATGACGATGCGCGGAGGTCCCGAGCGAGTCCTCATCGCTGGTGTGGGTTCAGCGAAAAACGCAAACCTATCAGGACAAACCTTAGAACAGATTGCTAAACTCTGGGGTGTCAGTCCAGCAGTCGCAGTGATACAGCTTCTTGTAGAAGAGGAAGCAGCTGTGGGGGCTGTTTACTTTTCCATGGCTACAGAAGATGTAGAGGCTATCTTGGCCGATAGGCAAGTGGCAGTGGGTTCAGATGGTCGTGGCATGAATGTCGAAACAGATGCCGGTAAAGCTACTCATCCGCGTTCTTATGGGACCTTTGTTAGAGTTTTGGGCCGCTATGTTCGAGAGAAAAAACTCTTAACTCTGGAAACGGCGGTTAATAAAATGACTGGTTTACCAGCTCTCCGCCTTAACCTCAGTGATCGTGGCCATCTCAAGCCTGGATCGGCTGCAGACATAACCATATTTGACCCAGCCAAAGTCATCGATGTGGCAGATTTCGTCAACCCGCATCAGTATGCCAGAGGTGTTGAATATGTCTTCGTAAATGGCTCTCTGGCGGTTGTATCGGGCCGTCTGACAGGCGATATGGCAGGGCGAGTCTTGCGTAAACGATCATAG
- a CDS encoding DUF5752 family protein, with protein MISSIEPFELKDCEIVMVSTGLRAQTMRELRDALKEAPDGSLLYHFWGWMLRPYLSESEYDNDFATWVDRSLRDQALAERLSVINPSHYEDLNALKNRLLDILDERLVQGDFLTWAKGETEFVFLKAQMIIFNSGIRIMQPKDLAPAVAQAPTGSIFYHFIDAQRRSPICCDDFSYWLEQFGDETAEARKKISMIDPYLFSLSELRDLIVKALNESMTQGGSAF; from the coding sequence ATGATTTCTTCTATAGAGCCTTTTGAACTTAAGGACTGCGAGATAGTAATGGTAAGCACGGGTTTGAGGGCGCAGACTATGAGGGAGCTCAGAGACGCTCTCAAAGAGGCGCCCGACGGAAGCCTTTTGTATCATTTTTGGGGATGGATGCTGCGCCCTTACTTGAGCGAATCCGAGTACGACAACGACTTCGCCACATGGGTGGACAGGAGCTTGCGTGACCAAGCATTGGCCGAACGGCTTAGCGTAATAAACCCATCCCATTACGAAGACCTGAATGCGCTAAAAAACAGGCTCCTGGACATCTTAGACGAGCGCCTGGTCCAGGGAGACTTCCTCACCTGGGCCAAGGGGGAGACGGAATTCGTATTTTTGAAGGCACAGATGATCATATTTAACTCAGGGATTCGCATTATGCAGCCCAAAGACCTCGCGCCTGCCGTCGCTCAAGCACCCACCGGCAGCATATTCTATCATTTCATTGACGCACAGAGAAGAAGTCCGATCTGCTGCGACGACTTCAGCTACTGGCTTGAGCAATTTGGCGACGAAACGGCCGAGGCGCGCAAGAAGATCTCCATGATAGATCCCTACTTGTTTTCACTATCCGAATTGCGCGACTTGATCGTAAAGGCCTTGAACGAAAGCATGACACAAGGAGGGAGCGCATTTTGA
- the otsB gene encoding trehalose-phosphatase, whose protein sequence is MEDFWKKLSEAKRRALLSDYDGTLAPFVEDRDEAFPYPGVIERLSAIRQSDTRVVIVTGRSAREILRFLPTDPPLEVWGCHGGERFLPSGELHTLPLTSAQRAALERASEIALALLPERRVEKKPLSVAFHLRGLSYDIGYQLKELLDTLCDCGLGLMPFDGGLELRILSCTKAMAIETIIAEEGDAAMAYLGDDLTDEDAFSAIKGKGLSALVRGEWRPTIADVWIIPPEELLSFLDRWIAASR, encoded by the coding sequence ATGGAGGATTTTTGGAAGAAGCTCTCTGAGGCCAAAAGGCGTGCGCTGCTCTCCGATTACGACGGAACGCTCGCTCCCTTTGTCGAGGACCGCGACGAGGCTTTCCCATATCCCGGCGTAATAGAGCGCCTGAGCGCAATAAGACAGAGCGATACGCGCGTCGTCATCGTTACGGGCAGAAGCGCAAGGGAGATCCTGCGATTTTTGCCGACAGATCCGCCGCTCGAGGTCTGGGGATGCCACGGCGGAGAGAGGTTCCTGCCTTCGGGTGAACTCCACACCCTTCCTTTAACATCTGCGCAGAGGGCAGCGTTGGAGAGGGCGAGTGAGATTGCACTCGCCCTCCTTCCGGAAAGGCGCGTGGAGAAAAAACCGCTCTCTGTGGCATTTCATCTGCGCGGCCTCAGCTATGATATAGGCTATCAGCTTAAAGAATTGCTCGATACTCTGTGTGATTGCGGGCTCGGGCTCATGCCCTTCGACGGCGGGCTTGAATTGAGAATTCTTTCCTGCACCAAAGCGATGGCCATAGAGACCATAATTGCAGAAGAAGGAGATGCTGCCATGGCTTATCTCGGCGACGACCTCACCGATGAGGACGCTTTCTCCGCCATAAAGGGGAAGGGATTATCGGCCCTCGTGCGAGGAGAATGGCGCCCCACAATTGCCGACGTGTGGATAATCCCCCCAGAGGAGCTGCTTTCTTTCTTAGACCGATGGATTGCGGCATCCAGATAA
- the mnmE gene encoding tRNA uridine-5-carboxymethylaminomethyl(34) synthesis GTPase MnmE: protein MLHLCYVRGHRRGHKAPWGGYKGADVGLDTIAAISTAWGESGIAIVRLSGPRARELADSIFQGKAQLAESPPRVMKHGYIVDESEERLDEVLAVWFCPPYSYTGEEAAEIQCHGGSLAAKKCLELLFDRGARLAEPGEFTKRAFLSGRIDLSQAEAVLGIIKAKSDEALRAAARSLSGEISRNAESVYDALIALSAEVEVALDFPEEDVPPKTDLEILQDIASIASKLEGLISRCRVGFALREGVRVAIAGRPNVGKSSLLNALSSQERAIVTPIPGTTRDIIEEVIVHKGLPIRLADMAGLRKPQDELEAIGVDRAKATIDRADILVVVLDASAPLADDDREIAANTENAPRIIALNKVDLPLAVAESDVCALFQNSPICRTSALLGLGIDGLKDAIFNIAFKDNSFEAGLNASARELFELQCAARAIVEAQEAIKAGLGQDLAASALAAAGACLQRLLGKSYDDALLEAIFSRFCVGK, encoded by the coding sequence GTGCTTCACCTTTGCTACGTCCGAGGACACAGACGAGGGCATAAAGCGCCTTGGGGAGGCTATAAGGGAGCTGATGTAGGCCTGGACACGATAGCAGCCATATCTACGGCCTGGGGAGAATCGGGGATAGCCATCGTTCGCCTCTCTGGCCCGCGCGCCAGAGAACTCGCAGACTCGATCTTTCAAGGAAAAGCCCAACTGGCAGAAAGCCCTCCGAGAGTCATGAAGCACGGCTATATTGTGGACGAAAGCGAAGAGAGACTTGACGAGGTATTGGCCGTGTGGTTTTGCCCTCCTTACAGCTACACCGGAGAGGAAGCAGCTGAGATACAATGCCACGGCGGAAGCCTCGCGGCCAAGAAGTGTTTAGAACTCCTGTTCGACAGGGGAGCACGCTTGGCCGAGCCGGGAGAGTTCACGAAGCGGGCATTCTTGAGCGGCCGAATAGATTTATCGCAAGCTGAGGCGGTGTTAGGAATAATCAAGGCCAAAAGCGATGAGGCTCTTCGTGCCGCAGCGAGGTCGCTGTCGGGAGAGATTTCCAGAAATGCAGAAAGCGTCTACGACGCACTCATCGCCCTTTCAGCCGAAGTCGAGGTGGCGCTCGATTTTCCGGAGGAAGACGTCCCGCCGAAGACTGACCTTGAAATACTGCAAGATATCGCTTCAATAGCTTCAAAGCTCGAAGGCTTGATATCACGATGCCGGGTCGGTTTTGCGCTGCGCGAGGGCGTAAGGGTGGCAATCGCGGGGCGCCCGAACGTGGGCAAATCGTCGCTGTTAAACGCGCTATCCTCGCAAGAGCGGGCAATCGTCACCCCTATACCGGGCACCACGCGCGACATCATAGAGGAAGTGATCGTGCACAAAGGACTTCCCATTCGTCTGGCAGACATGGCCGGCCTGCGAAAACCCCAGGACGAACTCGAGGCCATTGGCGTAGATAGGGCCAAAGCGACCATAGATAGAGCTGACATATTGGTTGTCGTCTTAGACGCAAGCGCACCCCTCGCAGACGATGATAGAGAGATCGCAGCTAACACAGAAAATGCGCCTCGCATAATAGCCCTCAACAAGGTGGATCTGCCCCTGGCCGTTGCCGAGAGCGACGTGTGCGCCCTCTTTCAAAATAGCCCTATATGTCGCACCTCCGCCCTGCTGGGCTTGGGGATAGACGGGCTCAAAGACGCGATATTTAACATAGCATTCAAAGATAACTCCTTCGAAGCCGGGCTCAACGCAAGTGCGAGGGAACTCTTTGAGTTACAATGCGCTGCGCGGGCTATTGTCGAAGCGCAAGAAGCGATCAAGGCCGGTTTAGGTCAAGACCTCGCAGCGAGCGCGCTGGCCGCCGCTGGAGCTTGCCTCCAGCGGCTTTTGGGCAAATCTTACGACGACGCGCTACTTGAGGCTATATTCTCCCGCTTTTGTGTGGGGAAATAA
- a CDS encoding glycosyltransferase — MSDLLSQYAGVVGEQEIRHMRALAKGLHGARVVHVNSTRSGGGVAELLNRIVPLQRELGLDVEWEIIEGKSDFFVTTKNIHNALQGAPVTLSEPMWKVYEETNRANAEMLENKLKDADFVFIHDPQPAALINHFPQRSAKWIWRCHIDVSIPQPSVWRRLERTVSRYDASIFSLAQFAQALPHPQYLITPSIDPLSEKNIDLPKEEIEAVFDRFNLDRKKPLILQVSRFDRFKDPLGVIEAYKIVKSFQESVQLVLAGGGASDDPEGGVVLGEVLEAAKDDPDIHILELPPTANRTINALQRAAEVVLQKSLREGFGLTVTEALWKYKPVVGGDIGGIRLQVIDRFNGFRVRTPEGAALRIRYLLHHHEKARRMGQNAHNFVKDNFLITQQVRNYLALMMSLKEGEVSRLEVVV, encoded by the coding sequence TTGAGCGATCTACTTTCGCAATACGCCGGGGTCGTTGGAGAGCAAGAGATAAGACACATGCGGGCGCTGGCCAAGGGGTTGCACGGGGCGCGTGTCGTGCACGTCAATTCCACCAGAAGCGGAGGAGGCGTAGCTGAGCTGCTCAATCGCATCGTGCCGTTACAGAGGGAATTGGGGCTCGATGTGGAATGGGAAATAATAGAAGGAAAATCCGATTTCTTCGTAACTACCAAAAATATCCATAACGCCCTTCAGGGCGCACCCGTTACCCTTTCGGAGCCTATGTGGAAAGTCTATGAAGAGACGAATCGCGCCAATGCCGAAATGCTGGAAAATAAACTCAAGGATGCCGACTTTGTATTCATCCATGACCCTCAGCCGGCGGCACTCATAAACCACTTTCCACAGAGGAGCGCAAAGTGGATCTGGCGTTGCCATATAGACGTAAGCATCCCCCAACCGTCGGTATGGCGGCGCCTTGAGAGGACTGTCTCAAGATATGATGCCAGCATCTTTTCGTTGGCTCAGTTCGCCCAAGCGTTACCCCACCCGCAGTACTTAATCACACCCAGTATCGATCCTCTGAGCGAAAAAAATATAGATCTCCCTAAAGAAGAGATTGAGGCCGTTTTTGATCGTTTCAATTTAGATCGCAAAAAACCACTCATTTTGCAGGTCTCGCGCTTCGATCGCTTCAAAGACCCCTTGGGCGTAATAGAGGCCTATAAAATCGTAAAAAGTTTTCAGGAGAGCGTGCAGTTGGTATTGGCGGGCGGCGGCGCCTCCGATGACCCTGAGGGAGGGGTAGTCTTGGGCGAAGTGCTCGAGGCAGCCAAGGATGACCCTGACATACACATACTGGAACTGCCCCCCACTGCCAACCGCACGATAAACGCCCTCCAGCGAGCGGCAGAGGTCGTGCTTCAAAAGTCACTGCGCGAGGGGTTTGGTCTAACGGTGACCGAGGCCCTGTGGAAATACAAACCGGTCGTCGGAGGAGACATAGGCGGGATACGCCTCCAGGTGATAGACCGCTTCAACGGCTTCCGCGTGCGCACGCCTGAGGGCGCCGCGCTGCGAATACGCTATCTCCTCCACCACCATGAAAAAGCCAGGCGCATGGGGCAAAATGCCCACAATTTTGTGAAGGACAATTTCTTGATCACACAACAGGTGCGGAACTACCTAGCGCTCATGATGAGCCTTAAAGAAGGGGAGGTTTCCAGGCTTGAGGTGGTGGTTTAG
- a CDS encoding DUF5362 family protein: MLRIFGIIGIIIGVLIMLPVVTIPSGIAIIINGIVLYAIGRIYDDVRTIKDKLNIP, translated from the coding sequence ATGCTAAGAATATTTGGGATCATAGGCATAATAATTGGGGTATTAATAATGCTTCCGGTGGTAACGATTCCATCAGGAATTGCCATCATCATAAATGGCATAGTGCTTTACGCAATTGGAAGAATTTACGACGATGTGAGAACCATCAAAGATAAGCTGAATATTCCGTAA
- a CDS encoding DUF1538 domain-containing protein translates to MRVLMNLKDLWETTRSVLPLAIILVFFQVVILKKPIKNVKEFIFGILLCIFGLHFFLKGVLMSLHPLGDSVGGSIIILNNKWLIIAAAFAIGYFGTLVEPALKTLALEVEEITIGAIPHMTLIHSVAIGFGAGMGIGIYKILNSTSYIKIVTFLLLLILILTLFAPEEFVSIATDSASATTGPVNIPINMALAIGLAKVLENVDPLAYGFGIVGLTSIGAVISVLTLGILTKI, encoded by the coding sequence ATGAGAGTTTTGATGAATTTAAAAGATTTATGGGAAACCACAAGAAGCGTGCTTCCATTGGCTATAATACTTGTCTTTTTTCAGGTGGTTATACTGAAAAAACCAATCAAAAATGTTAAGGAATTCATTTTTGGAATTTTATTATGCATATTTGGTCTACATTTCTTCTTAAAAGGTGTCTTAATGAGCCTTCACCCGCTTGGAGATTCTGTAGGTGGAAGTATAATTATTTTAAATAACAAATGGTTGATAATAGCAGCAGCATTCGCCATAGGATACTTTGGAACTTTAGTTGAACCAGCCTTAAAGACATTGGCTTTAGAAGTAGAAGAGATAACCATTGGAGCTATACCGCACATGACTTTAATTCACTCCGTAGCTATCGGATTCGGCGCTGGAATGGGCATAGGCATATATAAAATCTTAAATAGTACATCTTACATAAAAATTGTCACATTTTTACTTTTATTAATCCTCATATTAACCCTTTTTGCACCAGAAGAATTTGTATCAATAGCAACGGATTCAGCTAGCGCTACTACTGGTCCCGTCAATATTCCTATAAATATGGCTTTAGCAATTGGCTTAGCAAAGGTACTCGAAAACGTAGATCCATTAGCATATGGGTTTGGTATAGTGGGACTCACCTCAATTGGAGCTGTAATATCGGTATTAACTTTAGGAATATTGACAAAAATATGA
- a CDS encoding P-II family nitrogen regulator: MEAKCIVAIVERGKADKIVERAKKTGAKGATILYGRGTGQAEALKFLNLRIEASKEIILILSDVGEYKPIYDAIVEEDKLQEPGTGVIFTFMVSELTGLHFIEYSKLNNAG, from the coding sequence ATGGAAGCCAAATGTATTGTTGCTATTGTTGAAAGAGGTAAAGCTGATAAAATTGTAGAAAGAGCCAAAAAAACGGGCGCAAAAGGAGCCACAATTCTTTACGGAAGAGGCACGGGGCAAGCAGAGGCATTAAAATTTCTCAATCTACGCATCGAGGCTTCTAAAGAAATAATTCTCATACTTAGTGACGTAGGAGAATATAAACCAATTTATGACGCCATTGTCGAGGAAGACAAGCTTCAAGAGCCAGGCACAGGTGTTATATTCACATTTATGGTATCTGAGTTGACTGGTTTGCATTTTATAGAATACTCGAAACTAAATAATGCAGGATAG